ATTCCCCTTCCCTTTCAAACCATCATCTGCCAAATCACAACATGAAGTCTCTAGATTTTGACTGCAACCCCCCTCCCCTGTTTCATGGATTATCGGCCTTGTGTTTTTTCTTTTCGGCCGTCTCTACTGGCGTTCATCGTCAAGGCCCTCAACCTCTAGCCTGCGCCGGAGCTCTAGCCACTAGCAAGCGGGTTGGGACCGAAAATGATTGAGCAAAAAAAGCCCCTATTTGGCCCCATTTTCTCTTTTGTTCGCCAGCCTCCATTGTCGGTTGTTCCCTGCTCGACCACCGTCAGACGATTAGTTGCACCACCACATCTCATAGACTTCCGCCATctctcctttctcctcttcctcttcttcttctcaggGAATGACAAGAGGAGATCTTCCTCCTctatgttgaaaaaaaaatctatatatttttttctctctccactTAGTCTCGACTACCTTTATGGATTTCTAGTCAACCAATCCTAGATCGGCTTAGTGGCCACACCGCATATTAGCCTCCAGCAACCTCGGCCTCTCCTTTCTATTCTAAGAGAGGCCAAGTGTAGTAGCCTAGCTCCTTAGACTTGTGGGCCAGCCTGAAGAGACCTAGGCCCATTAATACATGCATGCCATGCATGTGCAGGCAAAGAAGAAGACTTCAGTTTGGAgtcttcttctctctcggctGCAGTGGACTCCGGGAGTCCTAAGGAAGCTCAAAAACTGGCTTAAAAATCTTAGGATCTCGTATATAAAGGGTCTTTTCCTCTTATGAATTCTATCATCAATTTCTCGAGGGATCACCGCCAGTTTCAAAGCTTTTCTCTTTGGAAGTTCTCTTTAGATCTTCGCCAAAAATGTTGCCAAAGCACTTCGTTAGACCAAGGTAAGTGATCtatatcttcttctccttccttttctagTGTTTTAGTAGTGTTTCACCCCGATTTGAGCTGGCTAATTGCTTGGATTCAAAACAGGTGTGCTTTGTTTCGATTGTTTCATCTTCTTATTCACCGCTGCTAGCCGCCGGAATAAGCCTAGCTTTTCCGCCTCCCAAGACCTCTTAGATCGTGTGGCCATCAATCAGAGAGATCGGTCATGATTTAGGCTGAGTTATCCCAtatttcatcttgattttcctctcttcttttcttcgctAGCAGACCACCGTCGCTAGTGATGCTTTGACAAAGGGCTCACCCTTGGCCACCGCCTCTAGTGCCGGCTGCCTTAGCCGCACCACCTCCTGAtccaagaagaagagggagagatgggcTCTCCCTTATTttgggaaagaagaaaagagcctctcttctctctctctcttctctcttgtggttttctcttcttctttttctctctttgcaCGGATTTATGTACCTAGCAGGAGGATCCCAGATGTTCTTATTGTGGATCTAGGTTGACCCTAGTAGAGAGTCTTGGACCAATATTATTGAAACCACCCATCGTGCTAGTTTTCACTCTGTCATTCATCAACCCTCTATGGATCTCCACCATCAACAACGTAACATGTTACCCATGCTGTGTTTGATACCTATTGCTTGatctaataatttgaaaaatactATTTTGACACATTTGGGTAATTGGGCACCACTGGACTCTATCATCATTAGTCCTCCTTATGTTATCCATACCATGATCTGATTCTTGTTTCATGAGTTGACTGGTTTTATTGGCTAGAGCGGACCAATTTAGATTATCGGGTGCTGCTATCTAATCGACCTTGTCCTTTCTTTACCCCGACTGCTGTCAGCTGCCATTGGACCCATAATTGATAACTTctaatctattatttttttaattggatatatattttttaatcagATGGATTGAATTACTTTATGCTGACTGATTCAAACAATTGGACGTTATCATCTAGCAGCCTCGTACTTATTTCTATACATAGTTGGCTCTGCTTTTGTATGGGAGCTACAATCATCCGAATAGTAAGCCCAATAAGATTCTACACTCTAGTTTTTAAATTGAGGTAAGGAGGTAAGGCCCtgaccttttatttattttagtttttaattaaagaagaatagaGAATATGGGTAATTCAAATATTAGAACTCTCAAATTAGGTAATTACTGAATAATTGATTCATAAATATTGTTGGTGGTTGATTGAGGGATAAGTTggttttatattaatattaaattGACTGGACATGTTAGGTATGGATTGGTAGCATTGTAGCTGCATTGGATTTCGATAAAGGTAAGAGTATCTGTACTTGATCACCAAAATATATAACATATTTGTTGATTTATATCATTGGTTTTTTATCATGAGATTTACATCGATAGATTTGGTTTGGCATGTgatgatatattttatatgatttccaGTATGAACATACTTGTATAAttattatatgtatcaaatatTGATAAAATGATTATATGAATATTGTTACATTGTATAAATAAAAAGTGATTCGACAAGAATAACATGCAAATCCAGTAGATAAAATATGGTTTGAACTAATCTCGTCATGGAATAgcctccacgagcttatgcatGTAATAGCTTCCACGAGTTTATGCATGAGATAGCTTCCTTAGGCTTATGCGTGGATAGCCTCTATGGGCTTACGCATCGGATAGCGTCTGGAGCTTATgcatgggatagcctccacgggcttatgtGTGAGATACCCTCTACAAACTTATGTGTGGGATAGCCTCACGGGCTTACGTGTGGAATTTTGTCATGAtgttggttagtccaaagctggAAAGATAGTTGTTATAGAACTTGGAATTGAGATAATGTGTTGATAAAACATATGGAACCAATgatgaataaaatattttacttgTTGGTATTTGTGATATTTATCTCTTATTATAAGCCGGATATTTAATGCATGTATATGCAGATTTTGTTGGTTTAAATAAGTTATATAGGATGTTTGAAAAAAGGCTTCATaactatattttcattttggtatCGCTTATtgctatattattatattagtgTGAATGTGTAGAGATTCTTACTAGGATGTAAAGCTCAcaatctctttttcttttctttttagaatTGCAAGATGCTTGGTTTGTGGTTGTGGTAGAGATCGTAGATAAAAGGGATAAATAGATAAAGCATCATTGTTATTGGTTGGATGAATGAATTTTATAATTATGTACAAGTTTGTTACTTGTTATGAATTGAGGTCATTATTATTCATAAATATTGAGGTTGTAATAATTTTTCAAACCTATCATATTCTTTAGAGCCTTGTCCTAGGAAGTGAGCGGATGCGTCATGTGGCCGACCTAGATGATGGATTTAGGATGAGACACAAAGCAtccttatttctctctctacaaGATCCCTGGACCCTAGTACAAAGTCCTGACTCTGTTTTCTATGGACCTGACCTAAATACAAAGGTCTGGAACCACTCTGGTGCCCAGGCAACTTATCGGATCAATCATCTCGGCCCTTGTTATCCCTGAAACCCACTATTGATGAACCCTATTAAATAATATTCTTAGCCTCGACCAAATCCGTGCTTCATAATTCATCGACTGAATCACTTAGATTCGACCCATCCAGAGCTATCGGTCGACCAATggtctccttttttttgttattttaattttcttaaagtcatcaaatagaaattaattttgcttttactattttaaatagatttagCCAATTTGCCCTAATGAATTTTGAAGTTTCAAAGTGGATAAAATAAGTAGATCTTGCActctttattaatttttaaactATCACACATTTTACTAGCATATGGTTTGTCCATGAGGatatcatattttcttaaaataaacGATCAGcatatatattatgaaaatcatGCTTTGTTATGAAAAGTAGTACCATGAAtactttttaataaaaaatgtatGTTTATGAAGCACGAATCTTATCATGCCACTTAGTATTTTTTATTtacttatatgtatattttaagaaaaaaatataaatatatttaaggctctcagatagctatatATGACTTCTTTAATTGGAGAAGATCGATATCCCTAACTAGTTCCATATGAGCACAGGCCCTGCTAGCAGGTACAAAATTGGCATACAAAATATGATACTTTATTGATTACGAACACAGTTCCTATCATGGGTATAAAGTAACTTTAGCATAGATATCTATGAGTATTATTTTGAATTACATCGTAGTTAAATTGCAAAAGAATGAATTATGATTTTGTCTGCAGTATAAACTTAGAATCCATAtttatgacatatgaatgatTTGTGCATGCATAATAGCTTTATAACTTGGTTTATTATACTGTACTATAAAATGCTTTATTTGGAAATAATTGTTATTTGGATTGCTCATATAAAAACCTATGCTTGATCCTATAAGAAAATGTAAGTTTTACTTAAGCTATGCAGCTcacatctttttttattttttttagatgaaTAGTATCACTAAAAATAAAGAATGGTTCAGGCTTGTTGCTCGCACTAGTAGATTTGGATGTCGCACTAGCAAGCTTAGTGATAATTTTAGTTCTTTAATTAACTATGAATTTGTAATTGGTGACTTTATGAATTTGAGGTTATGGATTTTGGTATTTAAATTTGGATTTAGTCACTCTAAACTAGTATCTATTTAATTATTTGATGGACGATGGATTTAgaccttttatttttatttgagatTGTGATTATTGGCTTTGTGTTATCGTAGGTTGTACCTCTCAATAGTATAAATATGTTATATCCCGGATTTGGGGCATGATAATTTGGGGCAGGGAGCAGGTTCTATTACCAAAAATAATGCATGATTGTCTTATAAAGtgctagattattttttttgagttaATCATGCCTAGTCTGAGTATTTCATTTATCATTTTTCCAGCAAAATTTTGCCCAGGACGTTGGATTGCGTTGCGTGACTTTGCCTACTTCTCACTCAGTGAAGGTTGGAGGAAAAAACATTTAGGAGGCATAGTCTAGAAGCATGTGGCATCACAGTTGTGGATtggtatagaaatattaactgTGTCGTGGCTTGGGAAGGGGTTTAGAATTGGCAATCTCAAATTCTTGCTTTCTTTTGTCTGCATTGGTTGATAATTTTATAGTTGATGTTTAAATCCCAACCGTGTTAGCAAAATTTGGAAGCCAGTGGTGACTTGATATGAGAATATCATCACTACAAGATGCTGTTGTGTTGCTTCTATCAATTACTTTGAACAGGCTAAAATAGGTATATACGCAGGTATGTAGTTGCCGAGATGGTGATGGTTAAAGGTAGATATTGGTGTCACATTTCTTTGTGGCATGAGAGAACTAAGATGGGAAAAAGCCTGGCCAAGATTAGCGTGGGGGCAAGATCGAGTCAAGGTCATTGTTATCCAACTCTTAGTAAAATTTGGACTAGTATATGAGTCACTCATTTCCATTCTTATTTTAGAGTCTCattcaagaaaataaaatcacaTTTTACAACTAATGTTTTGCAGAATGACCGCAAGAACAACTGTTCTGAGCGCCTGCGTGCATTTTGTTCTACGTTGCAGAATTTGGACAGTTTTGTATTACTAAAAATGGTATGTTTTTGCTTAGTCATCGCATGGACATAATATTTAGCATACCAAGAACAAGGGATCCTACTGTAGAGCACCCAAAACTTCTTTTACCTTGGCAAGCTGGCTATGAGTTTGGCCACCTTGATGTCCCCTGTTTccaatttcttttcctttcatgTTCATTGTGAAGACCATGTTCATTCATATAGCTTTTCCCTATGTTTGTTTCAATAATTATCATAGATACATCTCAAAGGAGGACATGACTGAATTTGAATTCTGCCATAATTTACTCAGCTGTGATGCAGAGTGAGCTTAGAGCATGGTCAGGAGGGTTCGTTATGGTGGATGTGGTAGTTTAGTGGACTACAAAATTGTACCTTTATTATAAGTAGGAATTTATTGCAATTGGTGAGCATTTGTTTTGGTGCAGTATGTTGGGTAAAGATCTTTGATGCTTGAGATAGAATGGTGAACCAGAAGCTAAGCTTGTTTTTAATGCAAGATATGATATGGAAGCCAATGGCAATCATATTTAATGCCAAAGGATAGTGAACGTGGTTTTGCGATCTAAATGACTTTCTTTAGAGCACTTAATGCTTGTGTATGCATCCTAATTTGGAGTAGGCTCTTCGACTTCTAAATTTACAGTCATTGTTTTGCTCCACAGTGCAGTGATATATGTCACTGTGAGATCACGTGGAAGCTGGATGTGATGTAGGGCTATTAAAATGCGGAGGAATCATTTGAGAAATTTAAAAGAGATACTTACTTTTGTtcatagaaaaataaagatcATGCATATATAACATGCTCATGAGACTTAGACTTACGGTAGCTATAAGAATCCGTATGCGTGTATGTTTAATTCTATATCAATTATTCGCTGAAcaaaatcttaaatatttttacCGAATCaataaatctaaataataccttttgaCTAGCTATTTTAAGTAAGATTTTAGATTATTACAAATAATATCACGATCCATAACCTACATAGACTAGAAGACACTGTAGCAAGAATATATAAACTAGAGAACACTACAACAAGAATCCATTAGAACTGGCTACGGACCGATCgtgatgcttgtgattagatttgaataggaCTAAGACGTCAAAATTTAAACGAAAAAAGTATGTAACAATCCATACGAGCGTATATATAgctccacatcggttatttgtatTTAAGAATCTCTACGGGCACGTGTTTACTCTGAAATATCATATAtctatattaaataaaaataattatacaacaaatcaaatatatatatatatttttgaaacttagGACTGATATTAGAAATTCCAAAACTAATCCACACCAACATCATCCGGACAATGGCATATATTCTTTAGTAATGACCTGTAATTTTTATAACACTAATAAAACCCCAACCAGACAAAATTTTCTTTGTCGACGGCCGTTAACCGCCCGCTATACTGACCAATGTAAATTTACACAAACATCCACAACCCAGTAACCCACCCGACCCCCACGCACGACTCGGAGCCACACGGTCTCATCGCCACCACATCACTTCCACATCAGTTCCATCCGATCATGATCCGACGGCTGTACGTCCTCCAATTCCACGGCGGCTCGCCTGAGTCACTCCGAGTTGACACACTCCCACAACTGTGTCCTTTAGCAACGCGCTCTGCCTCTCTTTCAGAAGGGCCTCCACTGATACATGAAGTTGTCTTGGAACGGGTCTCTGAACCCGGGTTCGAGCGAACACGGTTCGAGCTGCGGGAAGAACCCGACGCCACCGGCCGGAGCCGTGGCACCCTCGTTATTAAGCGGAACGTAGAGGGCCTTCTCCCACTGACTACACGCCGCCCGCGGCTGGCTCTGGACCTCCCTCTCCCACGTGAACTCCGGCGACAGCACGTGCTCCGAGCAGCTCGAGTCCGTGTGCAGCCTCGGCATCGAGTCCGCCGGCTCCAAATGCACGAGCTCCGGCACGTGCGGGACGAACACCGGCTTCCGCTCAGGCTCCGGCCACCCCGCCATCCTCGAACCGGCCGCCTTCCGGTCCGATCCCGTCGCCTTCTCCGCGCTGCCTTTCTTGTTGTAGATCCGGCACAGCACCCAGTCATCCAGCTGCACACGATACGTGGCAGTTAAATAGTTAGCGAAAAATATATCATCTTTCTTATTAACTGTCGGTTATCTTATTTCCTCCCTTGTGATTTTAAAGACgagaaaataatatcttttggaTCATTTTCttgggcttttttttttgaaagaagcacGAAGATAAGTactaaaagaaaaaggtgaCGTTGCCAAATTCTTGCGTATCAAAAATTATTGGCAAGTTGCTTGGGGACCGAGGCCCAGTTCATTAAAGCACGATGGGTGGGCCTTATGTGGTTTGTCCTATTAGGCCTCCAATTAATTAGAGGCCATGAGCCGGGCCGTTGTTGCTAGCCGTACCCTAGGACAGCCCCCACCCGTGACATCGACTCGGAAAACCAAGTCCAATGGGAGGTTGCATGCAAGTGATGGGTCCCACACGCCTTACACGAGGTAGAGTCAAGTGGTTCACCATAATTTGGGCTAAGTATCGTGTTTTGGTTCAAAAACGTTGTCAAATAATTCTACACGAACCGGCTAAGCCGGCCAGGTGCTTCAAATCTCCACGTTACGGCACACTTTCATTGCCGGCACATCGTGGAATTCGTCAAATTTACCGCCAAGATAAATCAAACAGTAACTATGATTTTTCGAAAAAGCCTGCCACGTATGCACGTTGAGTTACGTACCCGGAGGCTGTTCTTTTTGCGGGCGGACCGGTCGACGGCGGCGAGCCGGTACTCGTGCATGATCCAGTTGGTCTTCTCCCCTTTGGGCGCCTTCCCAGCGTAGAACACCAATGCCTTCTTTATCCCCACCGGCTTCGGCGTCCCGATCGGCTTGTCCAACCCGGTCGCCTTCCAGTACCCCGACCCGGCCGCccggttcggcctcgacccgtTCGGATACTTCCGATCCCTCGGCGAGAAAAAATACCACTCCTTCTCCCCATACAACGCCATCTCTATAAATAAAATGGAAACACACATTAGTTGCAATTTTAAGGACCATACGATTCGGATCAGAGGGTTGAGATGTATTATACCGGGGAGTTGCCAGGGGTCGAACTTATAGAGGTCGATCTCGGCGATGATGGGAACCGCTAGGGGCAGGGCGGCGCATTTCCGGCAGAGGTAGTGCATCACGAGCTCCTCGTCCGTCGGATGGAACCGGAACCCCGGTGGCAGCTGCAGATCTCCGCCGCTCATCTTTCGCTCCTTTCGTCTCCTCGCAGTCTGATCAGTGTTCCCGATCTCTCTCGGGAGCGGTGGAGGGATGGAGCCTTGAAACTTAGAAACCAAAGAGAAGCGCTGGATTTATAGAAGGCCAAGAGGACGAGGTTGGATAAAGACACGTGCCGAGGTTCCTGGGGGACTTCGATAAGGAAACGTGGGCGTGACGGTAGGGATTCGACCAGTTGACAGGAGCGGAGCCACGTGGCCTGCATCGGGCGGACGAGATGGACAAATGGCGAGGGCTGCGGCGGGGGCGATTCTGTCACGGCACACGTCACCTTTTTTGGACGGGCGTGCGGTCGGCGCCGCGACGTGGCACGAGCGGCTCGCGATTGGCGCGGGGGCTTCCTGCGGCGGTGGACCGGTGCTTGGGCGACACGCGTCGGATGTAGGAAGCTTCGAGGAAAGAGCGGGTTTAGAGCAGGTGGATAAGGATGAGGGGAGAAAGAGGGCGTTAATGGAGAGTTTGTAAAAGACGTTAGTTTATTTTCCACACGTGAGGGAGTGGATAGACATTGAGAGTTGGAGCGGTTTCACTTTGGAATTGGCGTGGAGATGGGTTGCAGGAGTCAACGTGACTACGagactttcaaaaaaaaaaacaaaaaaacaaaaaggtcaCTTCAAGACTAAATTAAGACCTTTGGCACTTCTTTTGTGGCAATTAATGTTAGATTTTTGTGCCACGAGGGCCAAGTTTTCAATCAAGTGTTCGTGTTTACCTTCGTCGGTGTATCACACTTCACATCTCCATGATTCTTACGAGGTAAAAATAAAGGGAAAAGCCATGAAGACGCTCAAGaggtaaaaaaaaatagcatttATTGATTATGTTAGAGAGGAGCAAAAGGATTCAGGGTTGCTCATTATTTGCATGCATTTATTGATATATACAAGACAATGCTCAAAATTAGCATTCACTAGCTAACTTTATACTCTGATTTTGGTTGGGATTACTTACATGTCCTCTTTAGTCTTATATAGATAGATCTTTTTGGCATGTCAAAGTTAGTTTAGCATTAGCTAATCCACAACGTaataatcatgtcataataacatTCAAACATCAAAATTTTGATCCATCAAATATGttgtaataaaatattattatatttggatTATAAGGAGAACAAGTAATACCATGAGATTCAACATCAACTATTTGTATATTGCTATAGTCAAAGTAGATCCTAACTTCTTGCCTATAGATCTAACCACTCCCATGTGCACCAATCGTCAAATATTTGTGTATCTAATTGAATAATAAAATAGTTTTGGTTAGGTGGGTTCAAAGTAACTGAATCTAAGTTCTATAGTTATGGAACCAAGCTTAATATTTTAAGCTATCTTGGCACTGTTTAGCATAAGAGCTTATCTCTTCAAGCTTGACCATTTCTTTCAAGCCTATATCAAGCATGCCTATACCTATTTTTTCTTCTACAATAATTTTCATATTACCCTTGTATTATCCATATGATTATCTTTTTCTAAAATTGTTTGTCAAACCCCTATTGGTTTATTTGATAAGAAATGAAGTACACCTATATCAAATGCGAGCCATTAAGGTTTGATCAAATAATaaaccataaaaaaaaattattcatatatatatatatatatatatatatatatatatatatatatatatataagtacaTATTCTGGGGGGGTTGTCGTGGCAATTGAAT
The Phoenix dactylifera cultivar Barhee BC4 unplaced genomic scaffold, palm_55x_up_171113_PBpolish2nd_filt_p 001232F, whole genome shotgun sequence DNA segment above includes these coding regions:
- the LOC103697241 gene encoding NAC domain-containing protein 48-like encodes the protein MSGGDLQLPPGFRFHPTDEELVMHYLCRKCAALPLAVPIIAEIDLYKFDPWQLPEMALYGEKEWYFFSPRDRKYPNGSRPNRAAGSGYWKATGLDKPIGTPKPVGIKKALVFYAGKAPKGEKTNWIMHEYRLAAVDRSARKKNSLRLDDWVLCRIYNKKGSAEKATGSDRKAAGSRMAGWPEPERKPVFVPHVPELVHLEPADSMPRLHTDSSCSEHVLSPEFTWEREVQSQPRAACSQWEKALYVPLNNEGATAPAGGVGFFPQLEPCSLEPGFRDPFQDNFMYQWRPF